A segment of the Acaryochloris thomasi RCC1774 genome:
CGGACTGCTTCTTAATTTAGTCTCCTATCAATGGATCAGAGAGGGAAACCGTGATCGCCAACTCTTCAAGGCAGTCTTGTGAAGTTGAGAGGATGATGTCATTTCTCTATGACTAATTCTTCGACTGACATCATTTTTATTGGAGCAGGCATCGCTGGACTCGCTGCGGGCTGCTATGCCCAAATGAATGGCTATCGCACGGAGATCTTTGAGCTACATAACCAGCCGGGAGGACTATGCACCGCCTGGGAACGCAACGGATATACCTTCGACGGCTGCATTCACTACTTGTTTGGCTCGGCTCCAGGACAGCCCTTTCACAACCTGTGGCAAGAGCTAGGCACTATTCAGGACCGATCATTTGTACACCATGATGAACTCATCCGTCTGACGGGGCCAGAGGGAAAGACGCTGATTGTTTATAGCGATCCTGATCGGCTGCGAGAGCACCTGATCGCGCTGTCACCCTGCGATCGCGAACTAATCCACGCCTTCTGCAACGATATTCTTGCCTTCAGACACTTTGATCTATCCTTGCTGCAGCAACAGCCCAAAGCGTTAATGGGGCCGATTGATTGGGCAAAACTGGGCCGAAAGACGCTGCCGTTTTTAAGTCCGATGATTCGGTGGGGCCGATACTCTGCTCAAGACTTTGGCAAGCGGTTCAAAGATCCATTTCTACGACAGGCTATTCCTCAGATGTTTTCTTGGCCCAGCATTCCTCTCATTGTGGGGATGTCGCTGCTGGCTGCAATGCATAATAAAAATGCTGGATATCCCCTCGGTGGATCGCTGGTGTTTGCCCGTGCCATTGAGCAACGGTACCGAGCGCTGGGGGGAACGATTCACTACAGCGCTCAGGTGGAACGAATTTTAGTCAAGCGAGATCGCGCCATTGGCATCCGGCTATACAACAATGATGAGTATTTCGCGCACCGCATCATTTCTGCCTGTGATGGACGGAACACCCTGTTTGATCTGTTAGACGGGCGATATACAACGCGCTGCACTAAGCGTTTTTATGATGGGCATCTCCCGATCCACTCTCAGTTGCAGGTGTCATTAGGAGTCAACCGTGATTGTTCAGATCATCCGCACTGGGTCACGCACCTACTCGATCAGCCCATCACCATCGCAGGAGAGAAGCAGTATGAAATCAGCGTTAAGCACTATTGTTTCGATCCATCGCTAGCCCCTACGGGGAAATCTGTTATGATCGTCATGATGAATACGCCTAATTCCTATTGGCAGCGCATTTATGGGCGCTCAGCCTATGCTGCTGAAGAGATCCAAGAATCGAGCATTCTCATTGATCAACTGGAGCGCATTTATCCCGGTATCAAAGCAGATATTGAATGCGTTGATGTGGCAACGCCGCTCAGCTATGAGCGGTATACCGGCAACTGGCAAGGCTCAAGTTGCGGATGGCTGCTCACCAAGCGAACGATGCCGTTGATGATTGGTGGTCTACCCAAGACACTTCCAGGACTGGCTCACTTTTATCAAATTGGTCAGTGGGTTGAACCGGGGGGGAGTGTCCCCATTGTGGCGATGTCGGGGCGCAATATTATTCAGCAGATCTGCCATGAGGACCGCAGGATATTTGCAACAACAAGTCCCTGATCTCTGCTCTAACCTGAATTGCTTAAGCTGCAATCCATCTACTTTTTCATCACGACTCGATGCAACTCGGCCTCTTTCTGTTGAAAGAATAACCAGGCAATCGGGAAAAAAGTCATATACCGATTGAAGACTTCTAGACCGACCAAACCTATTGCCTTTTCTTGGTTGGCAGCTAAGCGGTCATACCATGCTTTAAGAGTTGGCTTGTAGTCATGAACTGAGTCGTGGGTAATCATAAAACCCGCACTCTCTGCAGCCTCAATATGACGGTGATGCATGACCAATAGAGAACCGGGGAAGAATAACTGCATCAATATTCCAGATACTGGGTAGGGTTCACGTTCAAAAGAGAAAAACTGATGAACGGCTAACCCCTTTGGCACAAGCGCATCATAGATTTTTTGATAGACCGCTTTTAGCTCCTTGGGTTTGACATGCTCCAGTGATCCGATCGAGAGGATGCGATCGTAGGGGCCATCTTTGAACAGAGCCGTGACAAAATTGGTGAGGGATACATTCAAATCTAGTTTGTGTTGATCGTAAATGAGCTGTTCCTTTGATAGGGTAAATCCAGATAATTCACCACGATGCCCCGCATCTTGAATAAACCTCAGCATTGAACCCCAGCCACACCCAAGATCTAATAGCTTCTCATTACCGTTTAATTCCAAGAGAGAAAGCAGGTGTCGAGCTTTGTGTTCTTGCGCGGTTTCTAACGTATCCTGATTACTCTTAAATTCAGCACAAGTATAGAACTTGTATTGAGTATCAAGGAATAACGCATAGAACTCGTTCGATACATCGTAATGAGATTCAATACCGATTGCATGGTCTTGCTTCAGCATGGAGTCTAAATAGGCCTTCCGCTTTGACTCTGGGGGATAAGCTCTAGCAAAAAACTCAAGCCCAGCGGATCTAGGCTTGCTCCAGAAACTCCAGTTCTCTTCTGCGGGTAAGGGGGTTGGTGAATGAATCCTCTTGTTTGCGATCGCATAAAGCAGACCGTAATTCATAAAATCAGAGGTAAAGTCGGATACTCTTTTTGGATAGTTCATTCTGGCTACCTCTACTGATGAGTATGAATCTCATGATCGACATCATCCTGAAACTCTGAACGCCTCTAGGCTCGTTCATTACGCACGAACCGCTAACTTACCGCTCCCTTGACGGACTTCTTCTCCTCCTGGTCAGCCTCCGGCAAGGTGAGATTGAAAACACCTTTGTCGTATTCGGCTTCAACATGATCAGGCTGAATGGGACTGGGCATCGAGATGACTCGCTCAAACTTGCCATCGTAGAACTCAGAGTGAGCTGTGCCTTCAGGCTCACTTTTTGATTCTGACTTCCGTTTCGATCATAGAGAAAGAACTTGATGAACTTGTGAGGGATATGAAGTTAGGCAGCGCCAACAATCTTGGGCGATCGCCCAGTCTTCCTGGGTATGAATCACCAGCACGCGAACGCTAGATTCAGTAGTGGCAATATCCTGATCCACTGGGTCGCTGTTGTTCTTAGCTGCGTCAATCTTCAATCCCAAAAACGCTAAAGCGTTACAGATTTCTGCGCGTACTCCTGCTGAATGTTCTCCAATTCCTGCAGTGAAGACAATGACATCGATACCGCCCAAGCTCATTAACATTGAACCCAGGCAGGATTGTAAGCGATGGAGATAGAGATCCCGTGCTAGTTTGGCCTGCTTGTTGCCCTGTGCGATCGCATCATCAATCTCGCGCATATCATGGGAGATCCCCGAAATGCCCTTGAGGCCAGATTCTTTATTGAGCATCTGATCAAGCTGATCGGCAGAATAGCCCTGGCGCATCAAGTGAATCAAAATGCCAGGATCAACCGCTCCCGACCGCGTACCCATCATCAATCCGTCTAACGGTGTATATCCCATCGTGGTGTTGATGCTCCTACCACTCTTTACCGCCGTCAGAGAAGCCCCATTCCCTAGGTGACAAACGATCAATCGCTCCACCTCTCGCCCCAGGATCTGAGCAGTCCGCTGAGTGCAGTACTGATGACTAATGCCGTGGAAGCCATAGCGACGAATGTCCTGCTCAATCCAGTTATAGGGGCCGGGATAGGTGGCGGCAATATCGGGGATGCGACTGTGAAAGGCGGTATCGAAAACAGCGATTTGAGGCACATTGCCAAGAAGCTCCTCTATGATTTCGATGCCTTCTAGGTTGGCCTCATTGTGGGTTGGCGCTAGGGGGATTAGGGATGCGATCTCATCCTTGACCTCATCCGTCACCACACTCGCTTGGTACTTCTGTCCTCCATGCACAACCCGATGCCCCACAACATCAATCTCTTGCAGGTTTTGAATCACTTGAGTCCGTCCCTGCCAAAGTGTCATTAATAGATGCAGAAGAGCGTCAGCTCGAGAGACCGACAATAATTCCTCTTCTAGCTTCTCCCCCGCCGCAGTTCTGACAAGCAAGGCCGCATTATCTGGACGATGCCAATCCAGTTGAGCCTCCCAAAGTGGTGCTGGTGGAGCATCTGGGAACAACTCTTCAATCTTGTACAGGCAACACTTATGGCTACTGGACCCTGCATTGAGGACTAAAATCTTCATTGCCGCTCATGCCCCTGTATCGTCTTCAGACTTAAATCGCGTGGCTCTAACTTAATCCTTTCCTCACCGGTCTCAGGACACCAAACCCATTCTTTTTTGGACTCTCCCCCTAGAAGTGGAGCCACTGCGTATTCCTGGCGGAACGCTTCGCGACGGGGCGGGTTCCCTGACTCCACAGGACATAGCCAGTAGCGTGGGGGCTGGGGGGGCCAGTGAAACGCTTCAGGCCACCTAGAACATCTTGGATCGACAGTAGAGGAAAGAGCTGAGCGCCTTATTCACAACCCTCAGAGTAAGGCCACTTCCAATCTACAATCTCATCTTGGTCTTTACCATGCTCATGGGCATAGGCCAGACATTCGATAATCTTGTTGCGCATTCTTTCCTTGGCATGACCTGCCGCTGAACCCAGCTTGGGCACCCGATCGATCACATCAATCACCAAATTAAAACGATCTACCTCATTCTTAATCGCCAGCTCCAGCGGCGTATTGATGTTGCCCTGTTCCTTGTAGCCGCGCACATGAATGCGCTCTTGGTTGGAGCGACGGTAGACAAGCTTGTGAATCAGCCAGGGATAGCCATGAAAGTTAAAGATAATCGGCTTGTCGGTTGTAAATAGAGAATCAAAGTCCCGATTCGATAACCCGTGGGGATGCTCCCCTTCCGACACCAGCTTGAATAGATCCACCACATTTACAAACCGCACTTTGAGCCAAGGAAATTCATCTCGTAAAATCGCCGTTGCTGCTAGCGACTCCATCGTCGGAATATCGCCACAACAGGCCATCACCACATCCGGTTCATCCGGCTCAGTACCGCAGTCATCATTGCTGGCCCAGTCCCAAATGCCGATTCCCTTCGTGCAGTGGGCAACTGCCTCATCCATCGATAGATACTGCAGGTGATTCTGCTTGTCAGAGATGATCACATTGATGTAATCCACACTGCGGAA
Coding sequences within it:
- a CDS encoding acetate kinase, with the translated sequence MKILVLNAGSSSHKCCLYKIEELFPDAPPAPLWEAQLDWHRPDNAALLVRTAAGEKLEEELLSVSRADALLHLLMTLWQGRTQVIQNLQEIDVVGHRVVHGGQKYQASVVTDEVKDEIASLIPLAPTHNEANLEGIEIIEELLGNVPQIAVFDTAFHSRIPDIAATYPGPYNWIEQDIRRYGFHGISHQYCTQRTAQILGREVERLIVCHLGNGASLTAVKSGRSINTTMGYTPLDGLMMGTRSGAVDPGILIHLMRQGYSADQLDQMLNKESGLKGISGISHDMREIDDAIAQGNKQAKLARDLYLHRLQSCLGSMLMSLGGIDVIVFTAGIGEHSAGVRAEICNALAFLGLKIDAAKNNSDPVDQDIATTESSVRVLVIHTQEDWAIAQDCWRCLTSYPSQVHQVLSL
- a CDS encoding class I SAM-dependent methyltransferase — encoded protein: MNYPKRVSDFTSDFMNYGLLYAIANKRIHSPTPLPAEENWSFWSKPRSAGLEFFARAYPPESKRKAYLDSMLKQDHAIGIESHYDVSNEFYALFLDTQYKFYTCAEFKSNQDTLETAQEHKARHLLSLLELNGNEKLLDLGCGWGSMLRFIQDAGHRGELSGFTLSKEQLIYDQHKLDLNVSLTNFVTALFKDGPYDRILSIGSLEHVKPKELKAVYQKIYDALVPKGLAVHQFFSFEREPYPVSGILMQLFFPGSLLVMHHRHIEAAESAGFMITHDSVHDYKPTLKAWYDRLAANQEKAIGLVGLEVFNRYMTFFPIAWLFFQQKEAELHRVVMKK
- a CDS encoding phytoene desaturase family protein, coding for MTNSSTDIIFIGAGIAGLAAGCYAQMNGYRTEIFELHNQPGGLCTAWERNGYTFDGCIHYLFGSAPGQPFHNLWQELGTIQDRSFVHHDELIRLTGPEGKTLIVYSDPDRLREHLIALSPCDRELIHAFCNDILAFRHFDLSLLQQQPKALMGPIDWAKLGRKTLPFLSPMIRWGRYSAQDFGKRFKDPFLRQAIPQMFSWPSIPLIVGMSLLAAMHNKNAGYPLGGSLVFARAIEQRYRALGGTIHYSAQVERILVKRDRAIGIRLYNNDEYFAHRIISACDGRNTLFDLLDGRYTTRCTKRFYDGHLPIHSQLQVSLGVNRDCSDHPHWVTHLLDQPITIAGEKQYEISVKHYCFDPSLAPTGKSVMIVMMNTPNSYWQRIYGRSAYAAEEIQESSILIDQLERIYPGIKADIECVDVATPLSYERYTGNWQGSSCGWLLTKRTMPLMIGGLPKTLPGLAHFYQIGQWVEPGGSVPIVAMSGRNIIQQICHEDRRIFATTSP